The following nucleotide sequence is from Aggregicoccus sp. 17bor-14.
CTGGAATTCATGCTCCCGCCGGGCTGGCGCTCATTCCGAGGCTGTCCAGTTCCAGGCAGGTGCACGACCGCGTCCATGCCCCAGCTCCTCGCAACGACCTCGTTCCGCCGGCCGCTCGTCGCTCTCCTCCTCGTGCTGGGCGGCTGCACGCAGGTGCCCACGCTCGAGCTCGTAGCGCCACCGCCCCTCGAGGCCGTGCGGGGCCAGCAGACTCCCTGGACCATCGAGGTCCGGCGCGGAGGCGGGCTCTCGGAGCCCATCGAGGTCTCGCTGCTCGACCTGCCCACGGGCGTGAGTGCTTCCCCCGTGACGATTGCTGCCGACGAGACCCAGGCGACGCTCGTCCTCGAGGCCGGCGTCTCGGCGGTGCCGGCGAGTGCCGTCGCGGTGCGGCTCGAGCTGCACGCGAGCGCCGTGGCGCAGTCCTCTTCCGCGCAGCTCACCGTGCGTGACCCAGGTGGCGCGGCGGACCACAGCTTCAACGCGACCGGCATTGTCGCCAGCGAGGGGCTCGTGCCGGGGCTGATGCGGGCGTGTGCCGTGGCCGGCGATGCGCAGGGGCAGAGCGTGACGCTCAACATCCTGCACGGCGACTACCTCCTGGAGAAGCGCGACGCACAGGGCCACCTGCTCGCGAGCTTCGGCAACCGCGGCCAGGTCCACGTTGGGCGGGGAACCGACTATGGGATCTCCGAGTGTGGCCTCGCCCTGCTCTCCGACGGCTCCATCCTAGTGGGGGGAACCTTCAGGGAGCCGGGAGACGACTACGATGCCTTCGTCGCGCGGTACACGGCAGACGGCTCACTCGACACCACGTTCGGGGTCGAGGGCTTCGCCGTGCCCTCGCGCAGCGTGGGGTATCTCGCCTTCGGCTTTGTCTCCGCTCTGCAGGTGGACACCGCGCGCCACATCTACATCGCGGCCACCGGCGGCTGGGTGACACGCGTGGTCCGGCTGACCGCGAACGGGACCTTGGATGCGACGTTCGGCACGCAGGGGGTGGCCACCTTCGAGGGCGCGGACGGCACCTCGATTAGAGGACTCCCCCGGCTTGCACTTGCGCCCGATGGCTCGGTCCTGGTGGCGAGCAGTCGGCAGCCTCGCGTGGATCCGAGTCCCGAGTGGTACCTCGACCTGCGCCGCTACACCTGGAACGGCAGGCTCGACGTCGGGTTCGGCTTCAACGGGGGGGTGACCGTCGAGGGGAGCGCCATCTCCTCCGGGATGGCGGCCCGGGTCGATGCGCTCGCGGTACGCCCTGACGGGCGCATCGTCGTGGGCGAGCTTGTCTGGGGGGACAACAGTTACAAGACCTGTGTGGTCCAGTACCGCGCGGACGGCACGCCCGACCCGGCCTTCGGCATCAGCGGCCGGCAGGTCCTGCCGACAGTCGGGGTCTATCAGTACGACTCGGTGCTGGGTCTCTACCCCTCGGCGGACGGCAAGCTCACGGTCGCCAACACCGCGTACAACGGCCTGGAACCCCGCTTCGCCGTGCTGCGACTCATCTCCGACGGGCGCCCCGATCCAAGCTTCAACGGCGGCCGCGTGTTCGACGTCGTGACGCCCCTGCTCCCGGGCGCTGCGAACGATTGGCAGATCAATCCCGGCGGGAGCGCGCTGCTGCCGGACGGCCGGCTCCTGATGCAGGCGGACCGGGGCGGCGGAGACGGCGACCGGGGACTGGTCCTCGCACGCGTCTGGCTCTGAGCGCCTCGGCCGCGCGCGGGCAGCCCTTCGGCGCCTTGCATCTAGGTCCAACGGTCGTGGGAGTCGCAGGGGGTTAGCTCCGTCGCGGAGGAGCCCCCATGCCCACCGCCCGCGTCCCCGTCGTCTTCATCCATGGCCTCTGGCTGCACACCGACAGCTGGAAGCCCTGGGTCGAGCTGTTCCGCACCGCCGGCTACGAGCCCTTCAACGTGGGCTGGCCCGGAGACTCGAGCACGGCGGAGGAGACGCGGGAGCATCCCGAGCGCCTGGCGGGCCGCAGCCTCGACGAGGTGACCGAGCACTACGCTCGCTTCATCCAGTCGCTGGACACGAAGCCCCTCCTGGTCGGCCACTCCTTCGGGGGCCTCATCGCCCAGAGGTTGCTGGGCCAGGGCCTCGCCGCAGGTGCCGTGTCCATCGCCCCGGCGCAGATGCGCGGGGTGTTGCCGCTGCCGCTGGTCCAGCTGCGCAACACGCTGCCGGTGTTGGGCAACCCGGCCAACTACAAGCGCGCGGTCTCGCTGACGCCGGAGCAGTTCCACCGCGCCTTCGCCAATGCGGTGTCGGAGGCGGAGTCCAACGCGCTGCATGCGCAGTACGCGATTCCTGCCCCCGCACGCCCGCTCTTCGAGGGGGCTCTCGCCAACCTCAACCCCCACACGTCGGCCCGCGTCGACTTCAACCATGCCGAGCGCGGGCCGCTGCTGCTCATCGCGGGCGGGAAGGACGGCACCGTGCCGGAGGTGGTGGTGCGCGCGGAGCACAAGCTGTACCGCAAGGCTCCGACCGTGAACGACTACCGGGTGTTCGCGGACCGCGGTCACTCGCTCACCATCGACCACGGCTGGCGGGAGATCGCCGAGGCGTCGCTGGAGTGGCTGGCCAGCAAGGGGCTGGACTCCACCCTCTCCGACGAGGCCCTCTGGTCCCAGCACGCTGCGTCACCTCCGTTTCCCTCCGAGGGGCCGCACGCCGGATGAGCGGACCCGCGCTGCGCCGCAGGCCTGCTCCTGCCGTCCAGCCCTTGTCGCTCATTCCTTTGGACAGTACCCGGACGCGACCGGCGAACAGACCGTCAGCCCGGACCGACGGACGCAGCGCCGCTCGCTGCGATGGGAGGCCTTCCATGTCCCGCTGCTGTTTCACGCTGCTGACGGCGGTGCTGCTCGCGCTGCCGGCCGCTGCCCAGGTGGAGCCGTTCCCGAAGGAGTTCCATACCCAGGAGGTCTCCACCAACGGCACCACGCTGCACGTTCGGGTGGGCGGCAAGGGACCGGCCGTCCTCCTGCTTCACGGGTATGGTGACACCGGGGACATGTGGGCGCCGCTCGCGGCCGAGCTCGTGCGCGACCACACCGTCGTGGTGCCGGACCTGCGCGGCATGGGCCTCTCGGCGCACCCGGACAAGGGCTTCGACAAGAAGAACCAGGGCCGCGACATGGCAGGGGTGCTGGACGCGCTGAAGATCGACCGCGTGGACCTGGTCACACACGACATCGGCAACATGGTCGGCTACGCGTTCGCCGCGCAGTACCCGGCGCGCGTCACCCGCTACGTGATCATGGATGCGCCGCTGCCTGGAGTGGGCCCCTGGGAGGAGATCCTCAAGAACCCGCTGCTATGGCACTTCCACTTCGGAGGTCCGGACATGGAGCGGCTCGTCAAAGGCCGCGAGCGGATCTACCTGGACCGCTTCTGGAACGAGTTCTCCGCCAACCCGAAGGCGTGGACCGAGGCGGCGCGCGAGCACTACGCGGCGCTCTACGCGCGGCCGGGTGCGATGCACTCGGGCTTCGCCCAGTTCGCCGCCTTCGACCAGGACGCGAAGGACAACAAGGCCTTCCTCGCGGCCGGGAAGCTGAACATGCCGGTGCTCGCCGTGGGCGGCGAGAAGTCCTTCGGGCCCACCATGGCCACGGTGATGCGCTTCGCGGCGAACAACGTCCAGGAGGCCGTGGTGCCCAACGCCGGCCACTGGCTCATGGAGGAGCAGCCCCAGGCCACCATCAAACTCATTCGCGACTTCCTCGCCCGATGAGCCCGCACCGGAACGCCGTACTCCTCGTCGTGGCGTTCGCACTGGCCACGTCTGCCACCGCGCAGGCGCCTGCGGGAGAGCAGCGCCGGACGCTCGAGGAGTATCGCGCGCAAGCCTCGGGCGGACCCGGCCGTGGCACCTCGGGCGTGGCGGGTATCCAGACCACGGTGCTCAAGGGCGATCCAGCCAAGGCCGGGCTCTACACCCTGCTGCTGCGGGTGCCGCCGCACACGCGCATCGCCGCGCACTCCCATTCCGATGACCGCGTGGGCACGGTGGTCTCCGGCACCTGGTACTTCGGCTATGGGCGCACCTTCGATGCCCAGGCCCTGCGCGCGCTGCCGCCGGGCAGCTTCTACACCGAGCCTCCGGACGACGCGCACTTCGCCGAGACGCGCGACAGCGAGGTGCTGGTGCTCCTCTCGGGCGTGGGCCCGTCGGAGACGACCTACGTGCGGCCCGAGGACGCGCCACACTGAGGGAGATGCACCATGCTCCAGCCTGCCACCCGGCCCGCGGACTCCCGCATCGTCGTTCTCGGCGGCGGAGTGGGAGGGCTCACCGCCACCCGGGAGCTGGACCGGCTCTTGCGCCGGGCGCAGCGGTCCGCGGCCGAGGTCCTCCTCGTCAGCCGGGAGAACTTCTTCGTCCTGCCGCCGCTGCTCTTCGAGGCGTGCTCGGGCGTGTTGGAGCTGCGCCACTGCGCCCAGCCCATCCGTCCCTGCCTGCGGGGCGCGCGCTTCCTCGAGGCGATCGTGCAGGGGGTGGACGTGGAGCGGCGCGTGGTGCACGCGCTCGGGGCCGAGGGGGTGGAGCATGCGCTCCCGTACGAGCACCTCGTCGTGGCCCTGGGCGCCTCCACGCAGACCGCGCTCATCCCGGGCTCGGCGCACGCCCTCACCTTCAAGTCCGTGGCGGATGCGCTGCGGCTGCGCAACCACCTGCTCGGCTGCTTCGAGCGCGCCGAGGCCGAGCGCAACCCGGCGCGGCGCCGGCAGCTGCTCACGCTGGTGATGATTGGGGGCGGCCTCGTCGGCGTGGAGCTCCTGGGAGAGCTGACGGCCTTCACCCGCGACGTCCTCCGGTACTACCCGGGGATCGCTCCCGATGAGCCCCGCTTCCACCTCTACGAGGGAGGCGAGCGGCTGCTGCGAGAGTCCACGCCCTTCCTCGGTGCGTACGCCGCGCGCGTGCTGCAGGCGCGCGGCGCCCAGCTCCACGTCGCCACGCGCGTGCTGGGCATCGAGCCCGGGCGCGTGCGCGCGCCGGACGGCGACGTCGAGGCCGGCACCGTGGTGCTGGTCTCCGGCATCAGGCCCAGCGAGGTGTCCGCCACGGTGGCGGTGACGCGAGACCGGCAGGGTCGCATCGTGACGGACGCGAGCCTGCGCAGCGTCAGTCATCCGGAGGTGTGGGCCATCGGCGACTGTGCCAGCGTCCCGGATCCCACGGGCAAGCCGTACTCCGCGCTCGCGCAGAACGCCGTGCGCGAGGGCCGCGCCGTCGCGCGGAACCTGGTCGCCGCCAGGGCGGGGCACAGGCCCGCGCGCTTCGTCCACCGCTCGCTCGGAACGATGGTCGCGCTCGGCCACCGCCAGGCGGCCGTGCACGCCCGTCGGCTGCACCTCACCGGGTTTCTCGCGTGGTGGATTCGCCGCACCTACTACCTCTTCCAGATGCCCCGCTGGGACACGCGGCTGCGCATCGCGCTCGACTGGACGGTCGCGCTGCTCTTCCGGCCCGACCCCTCGAAGGTCGAGGTCTTGCCAGAGCACGCGCTGTGGGCGGCGAGTCGCGAGCCGGCTGCGCCACCTCCCCCGGCCGCGCTCCCCGGAGGCATCGGGATGCCCTCGCCAGCGCCGGGCCACGGCTGAGCGGAGCCCGGCCTCGGCTGAGGGCGATTGCTGAGGTCCTGCACACGAACGGCCCGCGTGACCGCGGTCCAATATTCAAGGGCCGCCGCGTACACGCTCTTACGGGAATGGCCTCTTCAACTCCGGTCGAGCCCGCGCTCGCCTACGCCACGCCGCGCGGCCGGGGCGTGCTCGCCGCCACCGTGCTCGGCAGCGGCCTCGCGTTCATCGACGCCACGGTGGTGAACGTGGCCCTGCCGCGCATCGGCGAGGCGCTGGGCGCCGGGATGTCCGGGCTCACCTGGACGATCAACGGCTACATGCTCACGTTGGCCTCACTCATCCTGCTGGGCGGCTCTCTCGGAGACCGCTTCGGGCGCAAGCGCATCTTCCTCATCGGGGTGGTGTGGTTCGCAGTGGCCTCGCTCCTGTGCGGCCTCGCTCCGGGAATTCACGCGCTGATCGCCGCCCGAGCCCTGCAGGGTGTGGGCGGCGCGCTGCTCACCCCCGGGAGCCTCGCGCTGCTGCAGGCCTCCTTCCGCCCGGAGGACCGGGCGCAGGCCATCGGCGCCTGGTCGGGCCTGGGCGGCATCGCGGGCGCCGCCGGGCCCTTCCTCGGCGGCTGGCTCGTACAGGTGGCCAGCTGGCGCTGGGTGTTCCTCATCAACCTGCCGGTCGCGCTCGCGGTGGTGGTGCTCACCCTGCGCTGCGTGCCCGAGTCGAAGGACCCGGCGGCCTCGCAGCACTTGGATGTCCCCGGCGCGGTACTGGGCGCCGTCGGCCTCGGCAGCCTCACCTGGGGCCTCATCGCCTGGCAGGACCTCGGCGCGGGCTCGCACCGCGTGCAGCTGCTGCTCGCGCTCGGAGTCCTCGCCCTCGCGGGCTTCCTCCTGCGCGAGCACCGGGCAAAGGAGCCGATGCTGCCGCTCGGCCTCTTCGCCTCCCCCCTCTTCAGCGCGGTGAACGCCGTGACCTTCGTGGTCTACGCCGCGCTGGGCGGGATGTTCTTCTGGCTCGTGCTCGCGCTGCAGGTGGTGGCGGGCTTCAGCCCGCTCGTCTCCGGGCTCGCGCTGCTCCCGGTGACCGTCGTCATGCTGCTGCTCTCCGCGCGCATGGGCGCGCTCGCGCAGCGCATCGGTCCGCGCCTCCCGATGACGGTGGGGCCCCTGATTGCGGCGCTGGGCACCGCGGCCCTCACGCGCGTCCACGCGGGCTCCACCTACGTGGGAAGCGTGCTACCGCCCGTCCTGCTCTTCGGCCTCGGCCTCTCGCTCACGGTGGCACCGCTCACGGCGACGGTGCTCGCGGCGGCGCCCGTGCGGCACGCGGGGCTCGCGAGCGGGGTGAACAACGCGGTCGCGCGAGTCGCCGGCCTGCTCGCGGTGGCCGTGCTGCCGCTCGTCGCGGGCCTGAGCGGCGAGGCCTACAGCACCCCCGCGCTGCTGCAGCCTGCCTACCACCGGGCGATGTGGCTGTGCGCCGCGCTGCTCGCGCTCGGAGGCCTGCTCGCGGCCCTCTTCGTGCGCCGGCCGCTGACGGCGCCTGCCCCTGCGACGCCCCGCGGGCCGTGCCACCACTGCTGCGTGGATGCGCCACCGCTCACGCAGTGAGTGCTGCGTGAGCGTTCGTCCCGCCTCGAGGATCGAGGGAGCGCGCCCCCTCCCGTTACTTCGCGGCGGGCGCGGCGGCGGCGGGCGTCTGCTCGAGCTGGCGCAGCACCCGGTCCAGCTCCTTGCGCAGCGCAGGGCCGCGCAGCCGCGCGAGCTCGCGCAGCGAGCGGGTGCGCCCCAGCTCCTTCGCCACGAGGTAGCCGAGGAAGTAGCCCGCGCGCGGCGGCACCACCGGGTCCTCGCTCTTCTTCATGAACCAGCGCTCGTAGTCCCCCTGCTCCTTCGAGTCGAGCTTCGCGCGCAGCTGCGCCGCGAGCGCAGGCAGGTTCGCACGCGAGCGCGCGGGCATGTCGCGCGGCAGGCCGAAGAGGATGGCCTCGGGAGTGCCGGGGTTGAGCGTATCGGCGACGTACACGGCGAGGCCCTCGTGCCACAGCTTCTGCGCGAGCGTGTCCTCGAGCGCGGGGTCGGGGAACTGCTCGTGGTAGATGTGGAAGAGCTCGTGGTCGAAGAAGGACTCGGGGTTGGCCTCGGCGCCGTAGACGGCCGCCATCACGTCCGTGCCGAAGAGCAGTGCGGTACGGCCGTTCACCTGGCGGGTGGCGCCGTCGAAGGCGCCCATGGACACCAGGAAGTACACGTCCCCCGTGTACGCGAAGTCCGGGAAGGCCTTGCGGAAGCGCGCGTCGTAGCGCGGCAGGTCCTTGCCCACGCGCCCGCTCAGCATCCGCGCCACGTCCAGGTGCGGCCCCACGAAGGCCATGGCACGCGGCCAGCGCTCGGCCAGCTGCGGGCCCAGCGGCTTGTCCTTCTCGAGCGTGAGGACGGTGGCGTTGTAGACCTCGGGGTGTGCGCGCACGACGCGCTCCTCGAAGAGCCGCACCTGCTCGGCCTGCGGCTTGTCCTTCGCCTCGTCCCAGTAGCGCCAGAAGGTGGGCGTGAAGTCGTGCACGCGGTAGCCGGGCTTGGGGGGCGCGGCGGCGAGGGCGGGGAGCGCGAGGAGCGCAATGAGGATGAGTGAGGACGCACGCATGAACACTCCAGCTGCCCGCCTGCTCAGGCCGAGCCACACGACTTGGGATTCTTCGATGGTAGACGGCTCGACGCTCCGCTGATTGCCTAGAAGCCTCGGGGACCCGTGAGGGGCATCGAGTTTCCGTCTGGTCGGGAGCGAACTCGAACGGAGTCCGCATGACCGTCCGGACCGCCCGAAAGACCGTCCGGGCCGAAGATGTCCGGCTTCGTCGGCGCCTCGCCCAATCCGCCATCTGTCGTCGGTGGGCAGATGCAGAGAGCGACCGGGCAGCCAGGGTGCTTCAGCTCGGCCTGGGGCTCACCCGCACAAATCCGCGCACAGGGAACACGTTCAGGGCAGTTCTCGGATGGCTCCCGTTGGCCTTTGCAACCCAGCAGGGCAACCACCATCGACACGCCGCCGAGGAGCCGGAACAAGGGCATGGTCCTCAGTCTACGAGAGGCCGCTCATTTATGGGGCAGCATCAGCGTGGCCAGCAGGTAGGCGTTGAGCGCAGTGATGAGCACCGCGCACCCGTAGCCGGCCACTCGCATCCAGCGCGGGCTCACCAGGGGCCCCATGCGCTTCGCGTCCGAGGTCAGGCGCAGCAGCGGGAACACGGCAAAGGGCAGCTGCAGGCTCAAGACCACCTGCGAGGCCACGAGCAGCTGACCCGCGCCGCGCTCACCCATGGCGATCGTCACCAGCAGTGCAGGCACCAGCGCGACCGCGCGCGTGGCGAGCCTGCGCACCCACGGCCGCAGCCGGATGCGCAGGAAGCCCGTCATCACGATCTGCCCGGAGAGGGTTCCCGTGAGCGTCGCGCTCTGCCCCGCGGCGAGCAGCGCCACGGCGAAGAGCGTCGCCGCTCCGGCCGAGCCCAGCAGGGGCGCGAGGAGGCGGTGCGCGTCCTCCAGCTCGGCCACCTGGGTGAGGCCTGCCACGTGGAAGGTGGAGGCCGCGAGGATGAGCAGCGCGGAGTTCACCAGCATCGCGAGCGAGAGCGAGAGCACCGAGTCCAGCGTCGCGTGGCGCACCGCCTCTCGGCGCCCGGGCTCGGTGGGCTCGTAGGCGCGCGTGTGCACGAGGCTCGAGTGCAGGTACAGGTTGTGCGGCATCACCGTGGCCCCGAGGATGCCGATGGCCACGTAGAGCATCCCGGGCTCCTGCAGCACGTGCACGCCGGGCACGTAGCCGCGCAGCACGCCGCCGAGGTCCGGCCGCGAGAGCAGCAGCTCGAAGCCGAGGCAGCCGGCCACCACGCTCACCAGCACGATGATGCACACCTCGAGCGCGCGGATGCCGCGCCCCTGCAGCGCGAGCAGCAGCAGCACGTCCAGGCTGGTGAGGGCGACGCCCCAGGGTAGCGGCAGCCCGAAGAGCAGCTTGAGCGCGATGGCGCTGCCCAGCACCTCGGCGAGGTCCGTGGCGGCAATCGCCAGCTCCGCGAGCAGCCACAAGGGCACGGCCGCGCGCGGGTAGGCCTCGCGGCAGCCCTGGGCGAGGTCCAGGCCGCTGCCCACGCCGAGGCGCACGCACAGCGTCTGCAGCAGCATGGCCATGAGGTTGGACAGCAGCACCACGCTGAGCAGCGCGTAGCCGAAGCGGCTGCCGCCCACGAGGTCCGTGGCCCAGTTGCCCGGATCCATGTACCCCACCGCGACGAGCGCGCCGGGGCCGGCGAAGCCGAGGAAGCGGCGCCAGCCGCGGCGCGGGCTCAGCCGCACGCTGCGGAAGGCGCCGCCCAGTGCATCCCAGCCCCGCGGGGCGCGGGCATCACCGGAGGCAGGCTCGAGCGGCGAGTCCATCCGCCCGGGCCTAGCGCCCTTCCCCGCCCGCCGGAAGTGGCTGCGCGCCGCGGTGCATGGTGGCGGTCAGTGCTTCGGCGGCTTGGCGCTCTCGGGCCGCGTCACCCGTCCCCCCCCAGGCCCTGCGCCCAGGTCCGCACCCGTCACCGGGTTGCTCGAGGCCTGCGAGGCCGTGCGCTTCGCGTTGTTCTTGATGAGCGCCATCTCCTCCGCGCTGAGCCCCACCGAGGCGCCGCCCGTGCCGCCGTCCACCGCCATCTGCTTCTCGCGGTCGGTGATGTACTCCCACTGCTCGCCCTGGTTCCACGGGCCCAGCGTGTCCGCGGTGCCCTGCGACATCCGGTAGTACTTGTCCGTGTACGCAGGCACGCCCGGCAGCTTGCCTGGCGGGAAGTTCGGCTCGATGGCGTACAGCGCCTTCTCGAAGGACTTCTGGTGCGCCACCTCGCGGGTCATCAGGAAGCCCAGCGCCTCGCGCACGCCTGGGTCGTCCGTCACGTTGATGAGGCGCTCGTAGACGATCTTCGCGCGCGACTCGGCGGCGATGTTCGAGCGCAGGTCGCACGTGGGGTCGCCGATGCTGTCGATGTACGCCGCGGTCCAGGGCACCCCGCCCGAGTTCGTCAGCGGCGGCCCACCGCCGTAGAGCACCTGCGTGAGGTGGCTGTCGTTGCCGGCGCCGGTGATGGAGCGGTACATCTCCGCCTGCTCCTGGGTGCCTTCCGCGAGCCGGCCCTTCGCGCCCTTGTTCAGCATGGCGACGATGGTGCCGATGATCTCCAGGTGGCTCAGCTCCTCGGTCGCGATGTCCAGCAGCATGTCCTTGCGCCCCGGATCCTCCTCGGCGAGCGCCTGGGTGAAGTAGCGCATCGCCGCGGCGAGCTCGCCCTGCGGGCCGCCGAACTGCTCGAGCATGAGGTTGGCGAGGCCGGGGTTCGTCTCGGTGACGCGCACCGTGTACTGGAGCTTCTTGTTGTGCATGAACACGCAGATGTCTCCTGGTGAGGGGCCAGAGGAATGCGACCGCGCACCCGGTCCATCCACGCGTCCCCTGTTCTGGACGGTGGTTCGGTGCTTCGGGCCCGTGGCGGTCTGGGCAGGGGGCTGCCCACGAGATCAGAGGTGCTTCGGCTCCCCCACCCTGACAAGCAGGCCCTGCTGCCCGGACGCAGCCGCCCGCTGCGGCCGCCTGCACGGGAGCCGGAGGCCGCGCGGACGGGGAATGCGCCGCGAGGCGCTAGTTCCGACCCCAGCGCCGCGGCTGCTCGAAGCGCAGGAAGCCGCTCGCCTCCTCTGAGGCGAGGGTCTGTGCCTCCTGCCCGAAGAGCCGCTCGCGAAGCTGTGCGAGTCGCCTCGCCTGCTCCTCACCCTGGTAGTCGCGCAGCAGCGCGGCCCGCTCGGCCATGTAGCGCTCGCCCACGCTCCAGCGCGCATCGCGCGTGCCGTCCAGCTGCTCCCAGCGCCCCAGGGCCTGCGCATCCATCCCGAGCCCCGAGCGGATGTCGCGCAGCTGCGCGGAGCGCTCGGCTGCCGGCAGCGCCGAGAGCTC
It contains:
- a CDS encoding manganese catalase family protein, which codes for MHNKKLQYTVRVTETNPGLANLMLEQFGGPQGELAAAMRYFTQALAEEDPGRKDMLLDIATEELSHLEIIGTIVAMLNKGAKGRLAEGTQEQAEMYRSITGAGNDSHLTQVLYGGGPPLTNSGGVPWTAAYIDSIGDPTCDLRSNIAAESRAKIVYERLINVTDDPGVREALGFLMTREVAHQKSFEKALYAIEPNFPPGKLPGVPAYTDKYYRMSQGTADTLGPWNQGEQWEYITDREKQMAVDGGTGGASVGLSAEEMALIKNNAKRTASQASSNPVTGADLGAGPGGGRVTRPESAKPPKH
- a CDS encoding cupin domain-containing protein, whose amino-acid sequence is MAFALATSATAQAPAGEQRRTLEEYRAQASGGPGRGTSGVAGIQTTVLKGDPAKAGLYTLLLRVPPHTRIAAHSHSDDRVGTVVSGTWYFGYGRTFDAQALRALPPGSFYTEPPDDAHFAETRDSEVLVLLSGVGPSETTYVRPEDAPH
- a CDS encoding alpha/beta hydrolase, producing the protein MPTARVPVVFIHGLWLHTDSWKPWVELFRTAGYEPFNVGWPGDSSTAEETREHPERLAGRSLDEVTEHYARFIQSLDTKPLLVGHSFGGLIAQRLLGQGLAAGAVSIAPAQMRGVLPLPLVQLRNTLPVLGNPANYKRAVSLTPEQFHRAFANAVSEAESNALHAQYAIPAPARPLFEGALANLNPHTSARVDFNHAERGPLLLIAGGKDGTVPEVVVRAEHKLYRKAPTVNDYRVFADRGHSLTIDHGWREIAEASLEWLASKGLDSTLSDEALWSQHAASPPFPSEGPHAG
- a CDS encoding MFS transporter, with amino-acid sequence MASSTPVEPALAYATPRGRGVLAATVLGSGLAFIDATVVNVALPRIGEALGAGMSGLTWTINGYMLTLASLILLGGSLGDRFGRKRIFLIGVVWFAVASLLCGLAPGIHALIAARALQGVGGALLTPGSLALLQASFRPEDRAQAIGAWSGLGGIAGAAGPFLGGWLVQVASWRWVFLINLPVALAVVVLTLRCVPESKDPAASQHLDVPGAVLGAVGLGSLTWGLIAWQDLGAGSHRVQLLLALGVLALAGFLLREHRAKEPMLPLGLFASPLFSAVNAVTFVVYAALGGMFFWLVLALQVVAGFSPLVSGLALLPVTVVMLLLSARMGALAQRIGPRLPMTVGPLIAALGTAALTRVHAGSTYVGSVLPPVLLFGLGLSLTVAPLTATVLAAAPVRHAGLASGVNNAVARVAGLLAVAVLPLVAGLSGEAYSTPALLQPAYHRAMWLCAALLALGGLLAALFVRRPLTAPAPATPRGPCHHCCVDAPPLTQ
- a CDS encoding NAD(P)/FAD-dependent oxidoreductase; amino-acid sequence: MLQPATRPADSRIVVLGGGVGGLTATRELDRLLRRAQRSAAEVLLVSRENFFVLPPLLFEACSGVLELRHCAQPIRPCLRGARFLEAIVQGVDVERRVVHALGAEGVEHALPYEHLVVALGASTQTALIPGSAHALTFKSVADALRLRNHLLGCFERAEAERNPARRRQLLTLVMIGGGLVGVELLGELTAFTRDVLRYYPGIAPDEPRFHLYEGGERLLRESTPFLGAYAARVLQARGAQLHVATRVLGIEPGRVRAPDGDVEAGTVVLVSGIRPSEVSATVAVTRDRQGRIVTDASLRSVSHPEVWAIGDCASVPDPTGKPYSALAQNAVREGRAVARNLVAARAGHRPARFVHRSLGTMVALGHRQAAVHARRLHLTGFLAWWIRRTYYLFQMPRWDTRLRIALDWTVALLFRPDPSKVEVLPEHALWAASREPAAPPPPAALPGGIGMPSPAPGHG
- a CDS encoding alpha/beta fold hydrolase, encoding MSRCCFTLLTAVLLALPAAAQVEPFPKEFHTQEVSTNGTTLHVRVGGKGPAVLLLHGYGDTGDMWAPLAAELVRDHTVVVPDLRGMGLSAHPDKGFDKKNQGRDMAGVLDALKIDRVDLVTHDIGNMVGYAFAAQYPARVTRYVIMDAPLPGVGPWEEILKNPLLWHFHFGGPDMERLVKGRERIYLDRFWNEFSANPKAWTEAAREHYAALYARPGAMHSGFAQFAAFDQDAKDNKAFLAAGKLNMPVLAVGGEKSFGPTMATVMRFAANNVQEAVVPNAGHWLMEEQPQATIKLIRDFLAR
- a CDS encoding Nramp family divalent metal transporter yields the protein MDSPLEPASGDARAPRGWDALGGAFRSVRLSPRRGWRRFLGFAGPGALVAVGYMDPGNWATDLVGGSRFGYALLSVVLLSNLMAMLLQTLCVRLGVGSGLDLAQGCREAYPRAAVPLWLLAELAIAATDLAEVLGSAIALKLLFGLPLPWGVALTSLDVLLLLALQGRGIRALEVCIIVLVSVVAGCLGFELLLSRPDLGGVLRGYVPGVHVLQEPGMLYVAIGILGATVMPHNLYLHSSLVHTRAYEPTEPGRREAVRHATLDSVLSLSLAMLVNSALLILAASTFHVAGLTQVAELEDAHRLLAPLLGSAGAATLFAVALLAAGQSATLTGTLSGQIVMTGFLRIRLRPWVRRLATRAVALVPALLVTIAMGERGAGQLLVASQVVLSLQLPFAVFPLLRLTSDAKRMGPLVSPRWMRVAGYGCAVLITALNAYLLATLMLPHK